The nucleotide window AGCAGTACACCGCGGAAGACAATTTCCTCCAGCGTGGCCACCAGCAGCGAGCTGAACAGCGCCCCCGGGATCACCTTGCCCAGATGGAGCGGCTTTGGTGGGAAGAGGTTCGGCACGCCCTTGGTCGAGAAGGCGCGGTTCTCCATCACGAACGCCCCCGCATGGAGCAGCCACCAGGCCAGCAACGCGAGGCCGCCGAGAGCGAGCACGAAGCCGAGCGTGAGGTGCAGCCAGCCCTTGGGGTCGCGCTGGAGCGGCTGGCCTTCATTGGCAGCGATGGCGGATTCCGGCAGGCGGAAGGACCATGGCGTATCGCGGTAGCGGACCTGGCTGCGACCGATCTTCAGCCAGCGGACCAGCGGGAAGAACAGCACCAGCGCGGACAGCATCACCGAGCGGTTGAAGAAACGGGGGAAATCCGAGCGACCGCAGGCCTCGGCCAGCCATTTCACGAAAGAGTTGGTCTCCTTGCCATGGGTGACCTCGAAGAGAGCCTTGCCGCCATTGTAGAGCATGGGAGAGATTGCCGCGGCCAACAGCAGCACGCCCGCCACGTAGCACAGGATTTTGACGACATCGTTGGTCAGGGCTCTCCGCACGCCGGGATGCTGACAGCGGGCCGGGGGCAGTCAACGTCATCCCTCTGGACTCCGGCCTCCCGCGCCCGTAGCCTCCGGCCATGGAAAGTCATGAATGGCACGAGCGCACTGAGGAAGGTGTCCGATATTACCGTGCCAACCGCCATGCCAACAAGTGGACGTTCATCACCACGCTGAAGACCGACCCGGACTGGGAAACCGTCGATCCGGTGCCGGAAGCACTGTGGCGGGAACTCCGCGACGTGCTGTGGCGGAAGTACCAGCGCAAGCGGTGCCCATGGAAGTTCATCGAGGACATCGACAAGATGCTCGGCGATGAGCCGAAGCCCGAGGGGCGGTGAGCATCAGGCTCAAGTGTGGTCACGGACCGGGCGGCCCATCGTTGTCCGCGCAACGAAATAGGCGCCGTTGGTCATGAGGCACCAACCCAGGGCGCACAGGCCGGGGAGGAACCATATGGGCCGCAGATCCTGATAGGTCTGAGACCAGCCGCCCATAGGGGACGGGCCGCCCCGGGTCAGGCTGAGGCCTGATGATGAGGAGAATACCGCGGAGGGACCCAAGCCAGGGTGGGTGGTGGCAGGCAATGCGTTGCTCCAATTGACGCAGTATCGATCCAGATACCCGACCACCAGATCCTCATTTGCGGGGGCTACGGTTTTTCCCTTCAGATCATGAACGATTTGAAGGAGCCCTTTTCCATCCCAGGGCAGGGTTTGATCGCTGCCTTCCTTGATGATCTTCTGGCTGCCGCGCACATGCAGCCAGCCGGGAAGATCCGGTCGTCCGGCTGGATGCAGACGAAGTGCCGCCGCGTGGTAGCGGGTAGGTACCCCGCCGTGGATGAAATCCGCCCACGTGCCACGGACAGACCGGCAATTCTCGGTCCAATCCACCCGGAGCCATTGGTCCAACTGCAGCGGCTCCGGACTTGGTCGGATGGGCATGGCACCGGTGGAGACTTGGGATGAGAACCCCGGAAGCAGGATGCGGCAGTTATCCGTGATCCAGCCCAATCCACATAGCAGGACGAGAATGAAGAAGCTCGCATAGGATACCCATGGTGCTTGTCCGTGCAGCGGCAGGTGCTTGCTTCGGATGCGCTTTTCCACGAGGCGAAGCCCCAGGAGACAGAGCAGTAGCAACGCGATCACCAGGATCAAACCCCGCCCGAAAAGGTGGTCGCGGTTCAGCCCCCACCAATCCGGCGCTGGTGCGGGTGGGTTGGATGAGGCGAACCAGAAGAACCCCAGCCAGACCACGGCGGAAACAGCCACGAAGCTCATCCGCACCCGGGTGGGAACGATGGGGATGGAGTGGCGTTCGGTCATGCGGTGGAACGAGAGACTGGACGGCCGCGCATGGGATTCACGCAAAATTCACGCGTCGGGGCGCTCACACATGGTAAATCTTCCAGTGCTATGGCTTGGACACGTCGGCAATTTCTGTTTCGCCTGCCCTGCATCGGTGCGGGTCTCGCAGCGCTGGATGGGTTTGCGGTGGAGCCGGATTGGATCGAGATCACCCGGCATGATTTCAGCCACCTGGGAGTGGGCAAAACCATCGTCCATTTGACGGACACTCACTATCGCCGCAGCGACAGAGGTTGGCTCGAAGGGGTGCTGCGCACCGCGCTCGACCAAAAGCCGGATCTGATCTGTTTCACAGGGGATCTGGTGGATGGGAAAAACCGCAAGATTCTGCGCGAGGCACTGGAGGTGATGGCCACGCTGCCGGTGCCGCTTTACGGGGTGATCGGAAATCACGATCCGGACGATGCAGGCACAAGAGCGCTTTTCCGGCAGGCGGCGAAGGCCACCGGTGGAATGTGGTTGTTCAATGAGCGGCTGGATTTGGGGAAGATCGTGATCGAGGGAACGACCGGCTATTTCGGCCTCCAGCCCCGTCATGCGAAGCCGCGCATCCTGCTGTGCCACTATCCGATCGTGGGAGATCGCCCGTCGGGCCGACCGTATGAGCTGATCCTCAGCGGCCATTCCCACGGCGGCCAGTGTCGTCTCCCCGGTGTGGCGGCCTTGTATCTGCCGCAGGGCGTGGGTCGCTATGTGGCGGGCCACTATGATTCTCCGGCGGGGAGGCTTTTCGTCAGCCGGGGGATCGGCACCACCGGACTGCCCGTACGCTTTGCCTGCCGTCCGGAGATGGCCGTGTTCCGAATTTGAGGGAAACGGGTCTCAACGGAGTCGGCGGAAATCGAAGGTTGGGCTCCGAAATCCGCCGGCTGTTTTTTTTGGGGGGAGATTTGAATCAGGAAAGAGGTCCGGGGGGAGGTCTTGCTGACAGGGGGAGAGTGACACAAAATCGGCCATCGTGATATACCGTGATCGCGTTGGAAGATAGATATGATGGGTTCGTGCGATCTGCACGATATTGCCGAACTTCATCTCGGACAAAGATCCGAAGCCTTCGATTTCCCTTGAGCAAACGCCTCTGCCGGAAGCCTCATGTGGGGATGACGCGGATGATTCTGGCGGGAGTGTATGCGGCGATGATGGGAATGGCTGGGGCCGGGACGGCTCTGCCTGACCCCCTGACCGCGCTGGATGGCACGAAGATCGGGAACCCCGCGCAGTGGCGTGAGAAACGCCGGCCGGAGCTATTGGAACTTTTGACGAAGCAGATGTACGGACGCTCCCCCGCCCGGCCGGAGAAAATGAAGATCGAGGTGTTCGACCGCGACCCCCACGCCCTCGGAGACAAAGCCACCCGCATCCAGATGGCGCTCTATCCGAATGGCGACCCGAAAGGGCCGCGGATGGATTTGCTGGTCTATGTGCCGAATCAGGCCAAAGGCCCGGTCCCGGCGATCCTCGCGCTGAATTTCTGGGGGAATCAGGCCATCCACACCGATCCCGGCATCCGGATCACGGAGAGCTGGGTGGAGGAAAAAACCTCCTACGTGAATCTATCCGCCGTGAAGGACCACCGCGCGCTGGAGGGCTCCCGCGGCATCAATGCGAAGCAGTGGCCGGTGGAGCGCATCCTGGAACGCGGCTACGCACTGGCGACGATGTATCGTGAAGATATCGCGCCGGACCATGAGCCGTATTTTGCCTCCGGCGCACAGTCGCTCTATCCGGAACTCCAGCAGGGTGACGACAATTTTGGTACCATCGCGGCGTGGGCGTGGGGGTTGAGCCGGGCGATGGATGCCTTGGAGAAAGAGCCTGCGATCGATGCCAAGCGGGTGGGGGTGCTGGGCTGGTCCCGTCTGGGGAAGGCCGCCCTGTGGGCCGGGGCGAACGACGAGCGTTTCGCCGCCGTCTACAGCCATGAATCCGGTGCCGGTGGCGCGAAACTGTTCCATCGCGGGGTGGGCGAGAACATCGAGCGGCTGAACCGCGTTTTTCCGCACTGGTTCGCCCGCTCGTTCCGCCAGTATGTGGGGAAGGACACGGAACTGCCCTTCGACCAACATCTGGTGATGGCCTTGGTGGCTCCACGTCCTTTGTATGTCGCCAGCGCGATCGAGGACAAAAATGCCGATCCGGAAGGCGAGTTCGCGGGCGCGAAGGCTGCGGAGCCGGTTTTCAAGCTGCTCGGAGCGGGCGGGCTTCCTGCGGAAACCTGGCCTGCCGTTGGTCAGCCGGTGCTGGACGGGATCATCGGCTACCACGTGCGCCCGGGAGGCCACGATCTGACCGATCACGATTGGGAGCAGTATCTGGCGTTTTCCGACCGCCAGCTCAAAGCCCGCTGAAAGCGCCGGGCCGAAAAGGAGATCGGCGGATGTCGAAAGGGGGGCCCCCGACATCCGCCGACCAATTTTTGGGGGGAGAATGATTGCTTCCTTTGGGTGGAAGGCCCTCGCGCCGGGTGGCGCGCTGACGAACCCAATATGATCAAAATCGGCCGCAGCGGCACTACGCGATCGCGTAGGTTGGGGCGGAATGTGTCTTTTCCGTCAGTAAATGTGCCTCTGGTGTTGATGACAATGAGGGCGCGCGCGCGTATCAGACGCTGATGACACACGGAGCGGAGTTTTCACGCCGGGGATTCCTCGGCTCGGCTTTGGCGGGATTGGCCCTCCCCGGGATGGCGGGATCGGCAGCCGGCGAGGGTGCCAATCCCGACAAGCCCTTTCGCAATCCGTTCGTCTATCGCT belongs to Luteolibacter ambystomatis and includes:
- a CDS encoding CPBP family intramembrane glutamic endopeptidase; translated protein: MRRALTNDVVKILCYVAGVLLLAAAISPMLYNGGKALFEVTHGKETNSFVKWLAEACGRSDFPRFFNRSVMLSALVLFFPLVRWLKIGRSQVRYRDTPWSFRLPESAIAANEGQPLQRDPKGWLHLTLGFVLALGGLALLAWWLLHAGAFVMENRAFSTKGVPNLFPPKPLHLGKVIPGALFSSLLVATLEEIVFRGVLLGIFLRAMKPWAAIASLSLLFAFLHFLDPKTLGAVPDPESAKAGFWLLGRIFAQYADPLPLLSSFCTLFVLGAVVAYARVRTAGLWMPIGLHAGWVFGVFVFKAITQPIPNLGGVSRFLIGTTLREGLLPLAIVAVTGVVIHFITRRHADRPGI
- a CDS encoding metallophosphoesterase, translated to MAWTRRQFLFRLPCIGAGLAALDGFAVEPDWIEITRHDFSHLGVGKTIVHLTDTHYRRSDRGWLEGVLRTALDQKPDLICFTGDLVDGKNRKILREALEVMATLPVPLYGVIGNHDPDDAGTRALFRQAAKATGGMWLFNERLDLGKIVIEGTTGYFGLQPRHAKPRILLCHYPIVGDRPSGRPYELILSGHSHGGQCRLPGVAALYLPQGVGRYVAGHYDSPAGRLFVSRGIGTTGLPVRFACRPEMAVFRI
- a CDS encoding acetylxylan esterase, whose amino-acid sequence is MTRMILAGVYAAMMGMAGAGTALPDPLTALDGTKIGNPAQWREKRRPELLELLTKQMYGRSPARPEKMKIEVFDRDPHALGDKATRIQMALYPNGDPKGPRMDLLVYVPNQAKGPVPAILALNFWGNQAIHTDPGIRITESWVEEKTSYVNLSAVKDHRALEGSRGINAKQWPVERILERGYALATMYREDIAPDHEPYFASGAQSLYPELQQGDDNFGTIAAWAWGLSRAMDALEKEPAIDAKRVGVLGWSRLGKAALWAGANDERFAAVYSHESGAGGAKLFHRGVGENIERLNRVFPHWFARSFRQYVGKDTELPFDQHLVMALVAPRPLYVASAIEDKNADPEGEFAGAKAAEPVFKLLGAGGLPAETWPAVGQPVLDGIIGYHVRPGGHDLTDHDWEQYLAFSDRQLKAR